The following are from one region of the Coffea eugenioides isolate CCC68of chromosome 2, Ceug_1.0, whole genome shotgun sequence genome:
- the LOC113760519 gene encoding protein STRICTOSIDINE SYNTHASE-LIKE 13 produces MEKRIQLRDELLLQHPYLLFLVLAVGFLVMDPFDLSPVGGIDFRPVKNDVAPYKQVLESWPRDNRSRLGEGNLEFVDEIFGPESLEFDILGRGPYTGLADGRIVRWMGKDAGWETFALVTRNWTEKLCAKGKDSTSSKQWKDEPKCGRPLGLRFDKQTGKLYIADAYFGLLVVGPEGGIATPLSTQVGGKPILFANDLDIHKNGSIFFTDTSTRYNRVKHFFILLEGESTGRLLRYDPPTGTTHVVLDGLAFANGVQLSKDHTFLLYTETTNSRLMKLWLEGPKSGSRELVADLPGFPDNVRINEKGEFWVAIDCCRTKVQETLIRNPWMRNVYFRLPIPMRYLARMVGMKMYTVISLFNEKGEIVDVLEDRKGKVMKLVSEVRELNGKLWIGTVVHNHIATIPYP; encoded by the exons ATGGAGAAGCGAATCCAACTCAGAGATGAGCTGCTTTTGCAGCATCCTTATCTGCTGTTCCTTGTTCTGGCTGTAGGGTTCCTAGTGATGGACCCTTTTGATTTAAGTCCTGTAGGAGGGATTGATTTTAGGCCTGTGAAAAATGATGTTGCACCATACAAGCAAGTCCTGGAGAGTTGGCCTAGAGACAACAGGAGCCGGCTAGGAGAGGGGAATCTGGAATTTGTAGATGAAATTTTTGGACCCGAGTCTTTGGAGTTCGATATCCTGGGTCGTGGCCCTTACACTGGTCTGGCTGATGGACGCATTGTAAGGTGGATGGGGAAAGATGCAGGATGGGAAACATTTGCATTAGTAACTCGTAACTG GACTGAGAAACTCTGTGCTAAAGGAAAAGATTCAACAAGCAGCAAGCAATGGAAGGATGAGCCAAAATGTGGCCGACCCCTTGGCTTAAGGTTTGATAAACAAACTGGGAAGCTATACATTGCAGATGCTTACTTTGGTCTCCTGGTAGTGGGGCCTGAAGGAGGAATTGCCACTCCTTTGTCAACTCAGGTGGGAGGCAAGCCCATTCTATTTGCCAACGATCTCGACATCCATAAAAATGGATCCATTTTCTTCACTGACACCAGTACAAGATACAATAGAGT AAAGCATTTCTTCATACTACTGGAAGGAGAATCTACCGGTCGACTCCTAAGATATGATCCTCCAACTGGAACAACTCATGTGGTCTTGGATGGCCTGGCATTCGCTAACGGAGTCCAATTATCTAAAGACCATACCTTTCTCCTCTACACTGAAACAACCAATTCCAG GCTAATGAAACTGTGGCTGGAGGGTCCAAAATCAGGCAGCAGGGAGCTTGTTGCAGACCTTCCCGGATTCCCAGATAACGTGAGGATAAATGAGAAAGGGGAATTCTGGGTGGCAATAGATTGTTGTCGAACGAAGGTACAGGAGACTCTGATTCGAAATCCCTGGATGAGAAACGTATATTTCAGGTTACCGATTCCAATGCGGTACTTGGCCAGGATGGTTGGGATGAAGATGTACACCGTGATCTCACTCTTCAACGAGAAAGGAGAGATTGTGGATGTTCTTGAAGACAGAAAAGGCAAAGTGATGAAGCTAGTCAGTGAAGTGAGAGAGTTGAACGGAAAATTGTGGATTGGAACTGTGGTTCACAATCACATTGCCACCATCCCTTACCCCTGA